Proteins from a genomic interval of Pseudodesulfovibrio nedwellii:
- a CDS encoding PH domain-containing protein, whose product MATTYKVPMHRVILALFLIAVTAIAATVAWSFNSGLTWTGICLIAVAGPLSIFYWYMLYITPKRAAITVAEEGILLAAPPFASAVIPWASVEKTFEANLKTDEAFKIIKAKKHMSFGGYKSGVVLIKDDKEAVIVSNRPDVLCFQTADRVYLLGPSDFEGFKEAVEKTAP is encoded by the coding sequence ATGGCCACTACATACAAAGTCCCCATGCACAGAGTAATTCTCGCGCTCTTCCTGATTGCTGTCACAGCCATCGCCGCAACCGTCGCCTGGAGCTTCAACTCAGGCCTGACATGGACCGGCATCTGCCTGATCGCTGTGGCTGGCCCGCTGTCGATTTTTTATTGGTATATGCTCTACATTACACCAAAACGTGCAGCCATTACTGTTGCTGAAGAAGGTATCCTGCTGGCCGCACCGCCTTTCGCCTCCGCAGTTATCCCCTGGGCAAGTGTGGAAAAAACCTTTGAAGCCAATCTCAAGACGGACGAAGCTTTCAAAATTATTAAAGCCAAAAAGCACATGAGCTTCGGCGGCTATAAATCTGGCGTTGTCCTGATCAAAGACGACAAGGAAGCGGTTATTGTTTCCAATCGACCGGACGTACTGTGCTTTCAAACAGCCGACCGCGTCTACTTGCTTGGCCCTTCCGATTTTGAGGGATTCAAAGAAGCTGTGGAAAAAACAGCTCCCTAG
- a CDS encoding sulfite exporter TauE/SafE family protein, producing MLRSKKAVLLLALVAVMCLVAEPAWADRLADAIAEAKPQGEPGYLGIPGGPQLNIIIGLVWAIWVGWIFSTVGAFGGIMAGVGHITIYGLGDYASSFGKGTHMNKVVTDSIRVSNQWLVGCSAALSSFNYYKAGRLVLPLGIALAIGSVAGSWLVPWLTAGKISLKSYLGYFGLFVLFLGCYLTYETTPRGQAGKKAAKEAATAFQNSVKKQQHGAEVDMAEMGVKVQKFTPTACEFTFFGVEFTFNPLIPVVGGFFIAAMASFLGVGGGFLLVPFLTSVAGLPMYLVAGTSAMAVFIGMVNSIASYMLLKQTPVAWGLIGAELVGIVIGSIIGPKTSKFIPDRVLKYIFIVLAVYVGVRYTSKGFLGYSLVPPF from the coding sequence GTGTTACGTTCCAAAAAAGCAGTTCTGTTGCTGGCTCTGGTTGCTGTCATGTGTCTCGTGGCAGAACCTGCATGGGCCGATCGTCTGGCTGACGCAATTGCGGAAGCCAAACCCCAGGGTGAGCCTGGCTATCTGGGCATCCCCGGTGGTCCGCAGCTCAACATCATCATTGGTCTTGTGTGGGCCATCTGGGTTGGTTGGATTTTCTCTACCGTCGGCGCATTCGGTGGTATCATGGCCGGTGTTGGTCACATCACTATTTATGGTCTTGGCGACTACGCAAGTAGCTTCGGCAAGGGCACACACATGAACAAGGTCGTCACCGACTCCATCCGTGTGTCTAACCAGTGGTTGGTCGGTTGCTCCGCAGCTTTGTCTTCTTTCAACTACTACAAAGCCGGTCGTCTGGTGCTGCCCCTGGGTATCGCTCTTGCCATCGGTTCTGTCGCTGGTTCCTGGTTGGTGCCTTGGCTCACCGCCGGTAAGATCAGCCTGAAGTCCTACCTTGGTTACTTTGGCCTGTTCGTCCTGTTCCTGGGTTGCTATCTCACCTATGAGACCACTCCCAGAGGCCAGGCTGGTAAAAAGGCTGCCAAGGAAGCTGCAACAGCTTTCCAGAATTCCGTCAAGAAGCAGCAGCACGGCGCCGAAGTCGATATGGCTGAAATGGGCGTTAAGGTTCAGAAGTTTACGCCTACTGCTTGTGAATTTACCTTCTTTGGTGTTGAATTTACGTTCAACCCGCTGATCCCGGTTGTCGGTGGTTTCTTCATTGCAGCCATGGCTTCCTTCCTCGGTGTTGGTGGTGGCTTCCTGCTGGTGCCGTTCCTGACTTCCGTGGCCGGTCTGCCCATGTACTTGGTTGCAGGTACTTCCGCTATGGCCGTCTTCATCGGTATGGTCAACTCCATTGCATCCTACATGCTGCTCAAGCAGACTCCGGTTGCATGGGGCCTGATCGGTGCTGAGCTTGTCGGTATTGTCATCGGTTCCATCATTGGACCTAAGACTTCCAAGTTCATCCCGGACAGAGTTCTGAAGTACATCTTTATCGTTCTGGCCGTGTACGTTGGTGTTCGTTACACCTCCAAGGGCTTCTTGGGTTACTCCCTGGTTCCCCCCTTCTAA
- a CDS encoding 4Fe-4S dicluster domain-containing protein — translation MASYRIKFDKKRCIACDACLVHCKVKNKVPVGISLNRLTVEGPIADKDGKPTAKIKYQNCMHCKNPECVAACPTGAMYKRDEDGLVLVDLNKCDGCKACVEACPWSVPVFNEESGKIMKCDYCVDRVDAGGTPACVTGCTAQALTFIRK, via the coding sequence ATGGCCAGTTATAGAATTAAGTTTGACAAAAAACGGTGTATTGCCTGCGACGCATGCTTGGTTCACTGCAAAGTGAAGAACAAGGTGCCCGTAGGTATTTCCCTTAATCGTCTTACCGTGGAAGGTCCCATTGCTGACAAGGATGGGAAACCTACCGCCAAAATCAAGTATCAGAACTGTATGCATTGCAAGAATCCTGAATGTGTTGCCGCATGTCCCACCGGGGCCATGTACAAACGCGATGAGGATGGCCTTGTTTTGGTTGATCTGAACAAATGTGATGGCTGCAAAGCATGTGTCGAAGCATGTCCTTGGTCCGTCCCCGTGTTCAACGAGGAAAGCGGCAAGATCATGAAGTGTGACTATTGCGTGGATCGGGTGGATGCCGGTGGCACACCTGCCTGCGTAACCGGATGTACAGCTCAGGCTCTGACCTTCATCCGGAAATAG